The segment CGCCGGGGACGTATCACGTGGTTGCAACGAGCGTCGCCGATCCGACCAAGCGGGCCGAAGCGACGGCCGAAGTCTTCCCGGTGGAAGCATTGGCCCCGCGATTTGCCTACAGCACGAATTCCGCTTCCGGAGATGTTTCGATCTTTTCCGTCAATCCTGAGAACGGCGCGCTGACGCAGATCGGCTCCATTCCGGCCGGGCGCGATCCGTATCCGATCGGCGTCGATCCGACCGGACGGTTCGTTTATGCCGGCAATTTCGCCTCAAACGATATCTCGATCTATGCGATCGATCCCGCGACCGGGAATCTCACCGCGCGGGGGAGCGCTCCGACCGGCGCCGGGATCTATTCGATCCACTTCGATCCGTCGGGCCGATTCGCTTATTCGGCGAATGAGAACGCGGCGGACGATGTTTGGATTTACCGGATCGATCCCGAAAGCGGCGTTTTGACGGTGCTCGGGACGGCCGATGCGGGGATCAGCTCGGTTTCGGTCGCGATCGACCCGCTCGGTCGATTTGCCTATGTGGCGAATTACAGCACGAATAATGTCTCGATGTACCGGGTCGATTCCGAGTCGGGATTGTTGACCCGTCTCGGCGAGATCGGCGCGGGCCGCGCCCCGATTTCCGTGGCGGTCCACCCCTCGGGGGCATTCGTCTATGTTTCACACTATGACAGCGACGATGTCTGGTCGTTTCGGGTCGATCCGGCGACCGGCCGGCTCACGAGAATCGGCGTCGTCCCCGCGGGGGGACAGGCTTTCTCGATCGCCGTCGATCCCTCCGGCCGATTCGCCTACGTGGCGAATTCCGCGACGAACGACATCTCGATCTATCGGATCGATCCGGAGAGCGGGACGCTCAGCCCGCTCGGCGCGATCCGGGGGGGCGCCGGCCCGCGGTCGATCACCATCGACCGGTCGGGCCGGTTCGTCTACGTCGCCAATCTCAATTCAAATAACCTCTCGATCTTCTCGATCGATCAGACCACCGGCCTGCTGACCCCCTTCGGCCAGGTCGCCGCCGGAAGACAGCCCCGCTCGGTCCGAGTGACCACCGGACCGAACCGGCCGTAGGGGCAGGCCCCTGTGCCTCCCCTGTCTTGTTCTGAATCGGTCCATGCGGGCCGCCGTGGGGGGATCGCCCCTCCGATTCCTACTCAGGGGGAATCATCGGCCATCGGATGTTCACGATGCCGATTCCAAGAATGATCATTCCGCCGCCGATCGTCAGATGGGGGGTGAGCGGATCTCCGAGAAAAAGATGGCTCAGAGTCACGCCGAAAAAGGGGACCAGGACCGAGAACGAAGCGATGCTGCTGGCCGCGTAGCGTTTCAACAAGACGGTGGAAGCGACGAAGCAAAAGGCGCCGACGACGATTCCTTGATAGAGCATCGCCCCCATCAACCGCGCTGAGGCGCGATCGGGAAGGGTCTCTCCAAAAAAGAATGCGATCAAACCCAAGAGGGGAACGCCGATCGCCATCTCCCAGAAGACGACCTTCACCGGATCGATCCGTTCGATCAATCGCTTGATGTAAATGATTTTGACGGCAAGAACAAAGGCGCTGATCAAAACGAAGCTGTTCCCGAGGAGCGAGACCGTCTCCATCGCCCGCTCGGGCCGGTCCC is part of the Candidatus Manganitrophus noduliformans genome and harbors:
- a CDS encoding beta-propeller fold lactonase family protein, with amino-acid sequence MKRVIVIFFAVVLCGLAACSDEGRREGTGVAPIGGDQVDGGEGSVPIRVTPGQTVVTTGTRQTFKAERTDGVDPAVRWEVQEGESGGSISPDGNYTAPVTPGIYHIVAVSLEDPAVRAIAEVEVVTLPVVSVAIEPAAVTLPPGGRFRFAATVSASDQAAVSWEIEEGTVGGSIDSDGNYTAPAAPGTYHVVATSVADPTKRAEATAEVFPVEALAPRFAYSTNSASGDVSIFSVNPENGALTQIGSIPAGRDPYPIGVDPTGRFVYAGNFASNDISIYAIDPATGNLTARGSAPTGAGIYSIHFDPSGRFAYSANENAADDVWIYRIDPESGVLTVLGTADAGISSVSVAIDPLGRFAYVANYSTNNVSMYRVDSESGLLTRLGEIGAGRAPISVAVHPSGAFVYVSHYDSDDVWSFRVDPATGRLTRIGVVPAGGQAFSIAVDPSGRFAYVANSATNDISIYRIDPESGTLSPLGAIRGGAGPRSITIDRSGRFVYVANLNSNNLSIFSIDQTTGLLTPFGQVAAGRQPRSVRVTTGPNRP
- a CDS encoding DMT family transporter; this encodes MNPIEARLVPYLVLINLLWGGNVVSIKLGAGEISPLTMATLRFLIGGSVILLYAAFRKIGLGLARKEVFLHLMNGLLFAVQIALFYLGTFRTSASHASVLINTHLFFVAVLAHFFILHDRLSVRKISGLALAFLGAVVLFRDRPERAMETVSLLGNSFVLISAFVLAVKIIYIKRLIERIDPVKVVFWEMAIGVPLLGLIAFFFGETLPDRASARLMGAMLYQGIVVGAFCFVASTVLLKRYAASSIASFSVLVPFFGVTLSHLFLGDPLTPHLTIGGGMIILGIGIVNIRWPMIPPE